A region of Solanum dulcamara chromosome 7, daSolDulc1.2, whole genome shotgun sequence DNA encodes the following proteins:
- the LOC129896041 gene encoding vacuolar protein sorting-associated protein 28 homolog 2-like has translation MEVKLWNDKREREMYDNLAELFAIIKATEKLEKAYVRDIISAAEYESECQKLIAQFKTLSSTLRDTVPNIERFHDTYKMDCSAALNRLVTSGVPATVEHRASAAMSTVSSAAVVAECVQHFITAMDSLKLNMIAVDQVHPLLSDLSSSLNKLSILPVDFEGKTKMREWLSRLSKMGAADELTEQQARQLHFDLESSYNSFMAALPAAGS, from the coding sequence ATGGAGGTTAAACTATGGAATGACAAGCGTGAAAGGGAAATGTATGACAACTTAGCTGAACTCTTTGCTATTATCAAAGCAACAGAGAAGCTAGAGAAGGCTTATGTTCGTGACATCATTTCAGCTGCTGAATATGAGAGTGAGTGCCAGAAACTCATTGCTCAGTTCAAGACCCTATCTTCTACATTGAGGGATACTGTACCTAACATTGAGCGATTTCATGACACGTACAAAATGGATTGCTCTGCTGCCCTAAATCGGCTTGTGACTTCTGGAGTTCCAGCTACTGTAGAACACCGAGCTTCTGCTGCAATGTCAACTGTGAGTTCAGCAGCTGTTGTGGCCGAGTGTGTGCAGCATTTCATCACTGCAATGGACTCGTTGAAGTTGAACATGATTGCCGTTGACCAGGTCCATCCCCTGTTATCAGATCTGTCATCTTCCCTCAATAAACTATCGATTCTGCCTGTGGATTTTGAAGGGAAGACAAAGATGAGAGAATGGCTTTCAAGGCTGTCAAAGATGGGGGCTGCAGATGAGTTGACAGAACAGCAGGCTCGCCAACTCCACTTTGATCTGGAATCCTCATACAATTCTTTCATGGCAGCACTGCCCGCTGCTGGAAGTTAG